The nucleotide window GAGAATTTTAATGCCCTTTCAACGGTCTTTTGGAAAAGAGAAGTGCTGTCAAAAATTCTTATAAACTGCTTTGGCATGAGTTCCCTGCTTAATGGCCACAATCTAGTTCCTTTTCCTCCGGCAAGGATGAGTGTCTTCAAATTACCACCTCCATAAGCTCTTTTATTGTCTTTATCTTCTTAGCTCTTTTGTGTGGAATATTTATGGCAAAGGGATGGTCAACAACTTCAAGCATCGGGATATCGTTTTCTCCATCCCCTACAGCGTAGCTTTCTACTTTTTCAATTCTGGAGTACAAGTCTATTAGAATTCTTGCCGCCTTTCCTTTATTGGTATCTCCGGTAACGGTGTAGAACCTGCTCCCTCTTGTGATCTTTAACCCCCTTTGCTCTATCTCTTTTTGAAATCCTTCCTTCGTCCATTTGAAAATCGTCTCTGAGTATTCTCTTCTCACAGCGAGTTCTGCAAGCTCCTTTGGAAGGCCAGTAAATTCCATGATTTCTTCGATGGTTGAGTTTCCGTAATATTTTAGCCCAAAGCGGTCACTTATCTCATCTAAAGCTTTTCTCACGGTCTCATACCCTGTGCCGAGTTCAATGATGTAATAACTTTCATCCTCTCTGCTGTAGGGAAATTCAAAGGGAAAGTATCCCTTTGGGATGTAAATTGCACTCCCATTCTCAACTATGAAGGGGTCCGGGACTTTGAGAGCTTTTCGGTAATACTCCTGCTCTGCCTTTGTTTTTGAAGAGTTAAAGACTATCTTGAACCCCTTTTCATTCAGGAAGTCCACTATCTCCTTTGCAGGCTCTGGAGAGTAGTCTTCTCCAATGAGGGTTTTGTCCAAGTCCAGGAAGATTACCCTCATAAGTCGAACCTCAGGAGGGTTTCTTGGTTTGACTCAAGTACGTTCATCCACTTTTTGGGGTCTATGTCTTTTATCGGTCTCATGATCCTTGGTTTTGGTGGTTCTTCGGTTTCTGTTATTATTCCGTGCATTCTGAGGTCCTCTAAAATCTGCCTCTTCAACCGTTCTGATGCGAGTTTTGAGTGGTATATTGTGGTTAACGACAGCAGCACCATCTCCTTTACATGTTCTTGTCCCTTATCCTCGTGGAAGTGGGGGTTTAGCGTTTCTATCTGGAATATTTCTATTCCTTGGTCAAAAACATCTTGGAACTCTTCTACGTTTTCCCAGCTGCCGAAGCGCTCAAGAAGGTACACTATTTCATAGGGCTCTATTGAATAGCCCGTTGAAAACGGCATGATTTCCGCAAGCTTCATTGTCATTGCGTGCTCTCCCGCATTGCCTGTTGCCATTATCGTGGTTTCAAATGTGGTCTTCTCACTTATCAGCTGGTTCAGATAGCGGTTGGTTATCTCACTTACCCTTCCCCATTTTCTGAAGTAAAGGGTTCCTCTGCTGACTTTGGGCTTGTGCCTCCAGTGTAGCCTTACCATTGCGTATTCACTCTCACTCATCAGGAAGCCAGCAGCATAGTCCTTGACGTATTCATTTACAGCTCCGGGGATGTAGTTGTCAGCATCGATGAATCCTACGTATTTGGCTCCTATTGCCCTAGCAAGCATAATTCCTATGAGCATGCCCTCTCCTTTTCCGCTTCTCACGAGTCCGTTTTCGTCTAAGATGTCTTCATATCCAGTCTCTCTGAACGCCTCCGCTAGTCCGGGGGCTCTTTGGTGGATCATAATAACCTTCGAGTGCGTTAGGTTGCAGAAGTGTTTTACCAGATCTACTTCCTGCCTATATCTGTTGGGGCCCTCTCTCTTGCTGTTGGAGACTATTATGATTGGCGATTTGTGGGGGATTGCCTTGAGAACACCATCAACCAAGTGAAGCTTTTCGTTTTTCATCGGCACAATTATTGCCATTTCTCCAATGGTTCTGTAGATATCTTCCCTCGGGATATTTTGAACAGTGAACATGGGAACATCTTCAGTCTCTGTGTCCATCTTGATGACTTTTTGCAGTTCGTAAATCTTCACAGCTCCAAAAATCTCTTTATAAACCGGGGCTTCTAAAAGCATATTACCACCTCCTAAGTGATTAGAGCGAGCAGAATACTAAAAACACTCTGCCAGATACTTTTTTATTTTTTCTCATATATAAATTTTGCCCAAAATTAAAAAATAAAGGAGACTACCTTTTTCTCATACCAAATTCACTGACAAAAGCAGAACTTGAAATTGTGTCTCCAATTCCAACGGTGCTCTTAGGAGATGCTACAATCTTTGTTGGCACAAAGGCAAGCTGTCTGTCAGACATATCAATAAGACCGTTTTCAAATTCCGTGAATTCCTTTTCAAGTTCCTCTTCAAGCATTATTGCCCTTTCATTTGTTGGGACACTCAAAGCGTCTCTAATCTGTTCTATTCTCTCAAGGTTTCCTTTCATGGCTTTAGCAGCTGCAGCAAGGGATGCAAAGAGCAGAGCATCCCTTACCTCTTCACCTCTGTATTGAGTTAGGGCGAGATAGTAGCCGTAGGTGTGGAAGTGAATTCTCTCAATTCCTGTCTCGTCCATTAAAACATTCATCGCATCTATGACTGAGAAGATATGTCCCTCTAGAACTTCTTTTGCCAGCTCTTCGTCTCCAATTATTTCCATTATTGAGGCAAGCTCCACTTCGTTAAGGCCGACGCTTGTGAACTTAGGTAAAAGCTCTATAAGTGCCTCTCTAACCCTTCTGTTTGCGGTATAGGCAAATTCAAAGTGGCTTTTCACGTTGTAGCGGTTGAGGATAGTGAGGTGGCTTTCAACTCTGTCTAGGACATCTTTGTATGTTGTTCCGTCAGGGTAGTATTCCTTTAGAACCTGCAGCCCGCTTATTATTGCCAGCTCAACGTTTTTGGCAATTTTCTCAAAGCTCTCTCTGAATTCCTTTCTCATGTAAACCCTTGCGTTGTAGTCATCGGCATTGGCTATGAAGCGATTTTCTCTCGGTGATTGAATCTCAAAAACCTGAAAGCCTCTGGGGAACTCGTATATATAATGGATTAACTCTTCTTCCTCTGCAATGGCATCTTTAGGGTGAACTAGCTTCAGCTCATTTCCTTCAAAGACGGGGACATAAATAGGGCCATCTACAAACAGCTCTGCCTGAAGCTTTGGATTTTGAGGAACATGAACAATCGTTGGAATCCTATAAACTCCCCCAAGAAGGTTCGCCATTATTCCGGCTTGCCCTCCGATTCTCAGCTCGTCCCATCCCCACTCTCTTAAATATTTCCTAACGTCCTCACTCTCTACAAACCACTCCATGGCCTTGCCGAGTTTTATGCTCCTTAATATTCCCGCAAAAAGCTCTTCAAGTGAAGAAATTTTCTCTGGAGGCTTTTCAACCATCTCAAAAACTTTCTCTTTTCCTATTTCGGTTATTCTTTTTTCTAAATCCTCTTTGTCCAGATACTTTATGGCGTCGATATTGGTGTTATACGCTAAAAGAACACCATTAACGTTTGGAACTGCGTTTAGGGCATTTTCAAGAGCGTTTACATACAGACTCTTCCACAGTCTTATCCTATCTTTAAGGCTCTCCTTCACAGTTTATCACCTCCAGTGTTAGTTATGCACTCAAAATTAATAAACCTTAGCTAAGACAAACTTCAAAAACTCCGGGCATAAACTATGGATGATGATAATCAAAGGCATCGGGTTGGATTCTTCATCAAAAGTTGCCTTCCAAAGTCACGCCCACACAGATCATTTTGTTAGTGGGGACATCATAGTATCCACAAAACCCACAAAGTTTCTCAGCCACCTTAAAAAAGGCGGATTCTACAGGACTTACAGATTTGGAGAGAGCTTTTACATAGGAGATTACAAAGCAAAGCTTTATCCTGCAGGCCACATGTTAGGCTCCGCTCAAATCTACATTAGATTCGATGGGTTTTCTCTGCTCTATACTGGGGATGTAAAGTGGTTTAAGCTCAGAACGGCTGAAAAAAGCAAATTCAGAAAGGCCGATATTTTGGTTATTGAGGCCACCTACGGTCTTCCAATGTACAACTTTCCGACACCCAGAGAAGCCGAAAAGAAGCTTATAGCATTTGTGGAAGAAGCATTAGACAGAAACAAGACTCCGACACTCTATGCTAATCAAATGGGGAAAGCTCAGGAACTGCTTAAAATTTTGGACGTTCATGGCTATTCTGCGAGGGTTTCGGGTGACATAAGAAAAGTTGCCCGGATTTATGAAAAATTCGGGGTTAGGTTTAACAACATCTCAAAGGATGGGGAGGTGGTTATTAGGGGATTTAGAAGCCAAAAACCTGTGGATGGACTTCATCCCTCCGAATTATTCGTTTCAGGGTTTGGAAATCTAAAACTCAGCAACCATGCGGATTTCTGGGAGCTTATAAAAATAATTGAGAAGGTTAAGCCCGAAAAAATTTATACCCGATACGGTTATAATAGGGAATTTGCAAAGATTTTGAGAGGCTTGGGATATGAAGCGAGGCCGATAGAGGATGTTTTGCTTTCAGGAGAATTAATTTGAAAGAAGAAGGAAATCAGAGTGATTTCAAGTATTCAGCATAAGCGTTGGCATCCATAAGCTCTTTTAACTCTTCTTCAAGGTTGGTTGGCTTTATCTTGGCAATCCAGGCTTCGTAGGGGTCTTCGTTGATTTTTTCTGGAGCGTCTTCAAGCTCTTCGTTAACTTCAATTATCTCGCCGCTGATTGGTGCGTAGACTTCGCTTACGGCTTTTACACTTTCCAGTTCGCACAGCACGTCTCCTTTTGCAACTTCTTTACCGACCTCTGGAAGCTCTACATAAGCTAAATCCCCAAGCTCCTTTTGAGCATAGTCGGTTATTCCAACTAAAACGGTACCGTCTTCAAGTACTTGAGCCCATTCGTGGTCCTTGGTATAGTATAGGCCTTCTTTAATCTTGTATTCTCCGACCTCGATCATAACAATCACCATAGCGTTTTATAGCTGAAAAACATTTAAAGCTTTTCCTACTTGCGGTCAGTTCTGAACAAAATTATTATTTGATGGCCACAAATCAACTTAATGGGGAGAGCAATGAAGGACAATCGGAACTTTTGGCTCTATGCAATGGGTCGGTTTGTTTCCCTTGTGGGCAGCGGGGTTCAGGATGTGGCGTTGCCATTGTTTATCCTCGTAACGGGATCGGGCACTATAATGGGCATTTTTATGATAATTTCAATGCTTCCAAGGTTGATTCTTTATCCAATTGCTGGAGTGGTGGGAGATAAAATCAATAGAAAGTGGATAATGGTGTGGATGGACTTTGGTAGGGGAGCGGTTATTCTGTTTCTGGCCCTTCTGGCTTCAAGAAATTTGATAACAATCCCCATTCTTTTCGCGGCACAGTTTGTCGTCTCGCTCATGAACGCTCTCTTCGGGCCAGCAACCGGTGCCATGCTCCCGGATATAGTGGAAAAAGAGGAATTAATGAGAGCAAACTCGATTTTGATGAGTCTTAACAGCACAGCTTATATAGTGGGTCCGGCCCTTGGTGGAATAATTTATGGAGTAGGAGGGATAATGGCAGCGTTTCTTATTAATGGTGTATCTTTTATAGCCTCCGGTGTTAGTGAGCTTTTCATAAGATACGAACAAAAAGTGGAGAAGATAAAGAACATCGGTGAGATTGTTGATGGTTTAAGAGATGGTTTAAATTACATAAGAGTCCAGAGAGGGATACTAATTTTAATGAGCTTTGTTTTGGTGGTGAACTTTCTTGCAGTCCCAATATTTGCGGTTCTTTACCCCTATGTAATGAGGGTGGTCATTAAGTTTTCCGCAGAACAGTACGGGTTTTTGGAGACATCCTTTATGGGTGGTATACTTCTTGGGAACCTTCTAATTGGAGCATTTTTCGCAAAGAAAAAGGCTGAAAATCTTTTAGTTAAGGGCTTAATATTTGAAACTGTCTTCCTGCTGGTTTTTGCCATTTTAATGTTTCCACAAAGCATTGCCTTCTTTTTGGGTCCCAGCTGGAGGATGTTTGGAGCTATTGCTCTGGTATCTGTTTTGATGGGAATTTCAAATGCTTTTGTAACTACTCCATTAAACGTGGAATTCCAGCAGCTTGTTCCCACAGAATACAGGGCAAGAGTGTTTTCAGTTGTGGAAGTTATGAGTCAAGGAATAGTTCCTATAGGCTACGGTATGGTGGGAATACTCCTTGATAAACTTCCAGCCCATTGGATAGCTTTTAGCCTGACGGTTCTAATACTTATCTCAGTCTTGCTGTTTGTAGCGAAATATTCAAGGGTTGTGTTTATGGAATTTGAAAATAAGAAGAAAGAAGTTGAAATGAACCTTCCTTGAGGTCTCCCTATCTTGTTCCAGGGCGTGTTTAGTTTCACCCCCTGTTATTTAAACAGTATTTGACTCTGAGGAGGATTTTCAGACCATAACACATTACCCCAAGCAGGATTCGGGTTACAGTAGTCTTTTTCAGAAAACAGGGGATCCTACTGCCAAACCACGTTGTAAACGCACCCCAGAACCCCTCATGAGGATTCCTATGCCTGTACTCTTCTTCAGAAAACACTCTGTCTCTCTTCTTACTACCAAAACCACCTGGAGCGTTCTTAGTTTTCTTAACAATCGGCCGATAACCCTTTTCCACCACAGTGTTCAGAACTTTCTTTGAATCATAAGCCCCATCAGCATAAAAATTCCCAGAACCCCCCGGCAGGAGTTCAATCAGCTCGTTCTCAGAAGTTGTGATCTTCACAGCAACCGGATACAGTAAACCCGGCAGGATTCTCGTTATTGCCTGAACTTCTATCCTGCCCTTTTTTTATTTGTAATAATGGTTGAGTCTGCTTGAGTGCTGGCGTAGGGTAATTTCTGGAGTTTTTTCAGGAGGTGGTTTGTCAGTTCTTCGAGGTTCAGCTTTTTCTCCCAGTTGTGGAGGGTTGAGTAGTGAATGTTTGCTCCGAAGAATTTTCTGCCGTAGTGCTGGGCGTCTCTGAGAGGTAGGTTGTAGTATTGTTTAAAGAGGAGTATTGCCAGTATTGTTTTTACTGGAAATTTTTTGGATTTTGGCAGGTTCTTCAGCTTTCCTTCTGATTCGAAGTCTGCTAAAACGTCAAGAATTGCGAATGCCACGCTTTCAGGGTCTTTGAGTCTGTGATCCCATCTGGGGATCACGACAACCACCCGAAAGAATTCAGCAAAAACCCTAATAAAGGTTACTATAAACACGCCCTCTTGTTCCAAAAGATTTAAATATCCTAATATTAAGATAAAAGGCGATGCTTATGAGGGGGGATCGAGTTCTCCACAGCCTGGCACTCCTCTTATGCTGAGTCTATTAGCTGTCCCCCTAGCTTCGATTCTGAATTATTCTGGTGGCAAACTCTTTTAAAAGACACTTTTAACAACTCCAAGGAGGTTAGAATATGGTAGACTTCAAAGCTATTGAAGAAAAATGGCAGCATAAGTGGCTAGAAGAAAAAGTATTTGAGCCGCAAATAGATGAGAAGAAACCAAAGTTCTACATAACAGTTGCATTCCCCTACTTATCGGGCCACCTTCACGTCGGCCACGCGAGGACTTACACGATTCCCGACGTCATAGCGCGCTTCAAGAGGATGCAGGGCTACAACGTCCTCTTCCCGATGGCGTGGCACATCACCGGCGCCCCGATAGTCGGGATTGCGGAGAGAATAAAGAACCGCGACCCGAAGACCATACACATTTACCGCGACGTCTACAAGGTTCCGGAGGAAATACTCTGGAAATTCGAAGACCCCAAGGAGATAGTCAAGTACTTCATGAAGGCCGCGAAGGAGACCTTCATAAGGGCCGGCTTCTCCGTTGACTGGACGCGCGAGTTCCACACGACAAGCCTCTTCCCGCCCTTCAGCAAGTTCATCGAGTGGCAGTTCTGGACGCTCAAGGATCTCGGTTTAGTCGTCAAGGGCGCCCACCGTGTCCGCTGGGACCCCGTCGTCGGGACGCCCCTCGGAGACCACGACATAATGGAGGGCGAGGACGTACAGATACTGGAGTACGTCATAATCAAGTTCATCCTTGAGGAAAACGGCGAGACAATCTACCTGCCAGCGGCGACTCTGAGGCCTGAGACTGTCTACGGCGTCACCAACATGTGGCTGAACCCCGAGGCCACTTACGTGAAGGCAAAGGTCAGGCAGGGCGACAAGGAAGAAACCTGGATAGTCAGCAAGGAGGCTGCTTACAAGCTCTCCTTCCAGGACAGGGAGATAGAGGTCATCGAGGAGTTCAAGGGCGAGAGGCTCATCGGAAAGTACGTGAAGAACCCGGTAACCGGGGACGAAGTCATAATCCTCCCGGCGGAGTTCGTTGACCCGGACAACGCCACCGGTGTCGTCATGAGCGTTCCTGCCCATGCGCCCTTCGACCACATTGCCCTCGAAGACCTCAAGAAGGAGACCGAGATACTGCTCAAGTACGACATCGACCCGCGCGTTGTCGAGGAGATAAGCTACATCTCGCTGATAAGCCTTGAGGGCTATGGGGACTTCCCGGCCGTTGAGGAGGTCGAAAAACTCGGCGTGAAGAGCCAGAAGGACGTGGAGAAGCTTGAAGAAGCGACCAAGAACATCTACAAGGCCGAGTACCACAAGGGCATCTTCAAGATAGAGCCATACGCCGGAAAGCCCGTCCAGGAGGTCAAGGAGCTGATAGCGAAGGAGCTCCAGGAGAAGGGCATAGCGGAGATAATGTACGAGTTCGCCGAGAAGCCGGTCATCTCGAGGTTCGGCAACCAGGCGGTCATCAAGATAATCCACGACCAGTGGTTCATCGACTACGGCAACCCAGAGTGGAAGGCTAAGGCGAGGGAGGCCCTTGCGAACATGACGATATACCCGGAGAGCAGGAGAGCCCAGTTTGAGGCCATAATCGACTGGCTCGACAAGAAGGCCTGCGCCAGGAAGGTCGGCCTCGGGACGCCGCTCCCGTGGGACCCCGAGTGGGTGATCGAGAGCCTGAGCGATTCAACGATTTACATGGCCTACTACACGATAAGCAGGCACATAAACATGCTGAGGGACGAGGGCAAGCTCGACCCCGAGAAGCTCGACAGGGACTTCTTTGACTACATCTTCCGCGAGCCCTTCAGCGAGGAGAGGGAGAAGGCGCTGGCCGAGAAGACCGGAATCCCGGCTGAGATAATACACGAGATGAAGGAGGAGTTCGAGTACTGGTACCCGCTCGACTGGCGCTGTTCAGCAAAAGACCTCATCCCAAACCACCTGACGTTCTTCATCTTCAACCACGTGGCCATCTTTGACAGAAAGCACTGGCCGAAGGGCATCGCCGTGAACGGCTTTGGAACCCTCGAAGGCCAGAAGATGAGCAAGAGCAAGGGCAACGTGCTGAACTTCATCGACGCCATCGAGGAGAACGGGGCCGATGTCGTCAGGCTCTACATCATGGGCCTGGCAGAGCACGACAGCGACTTCGACTGGAGGAGAAAGGAGGTCGGAAAGCTCCGCAGGCAGGTCGAGAGGTTCTACGAGCTGGTAAGCGAGTTCGCCACCTACGAGGCCAAGGAAAGCGTTGAGCTGAAGGACATAGATAAGTGGATGCTCCACAGGCTGAACAAGGCCATTGACGGGGCGACCAAGGCCCTTGAGGAGTTCAGGACGAGGACTGCCGTGCAGTGGGCCTTCTACTCCGTCCTCAACGACCTCCGCTGGTACCTCAGGAGAACGGAGGGAAGGGATGACGATGCCAAGCGCTACGTCCTCAGGACGCTCGCCGACGTG belongs to Thermococcus bergensis and includes:
- the leuS gene encoding leucine--tRNA ligase, encoding MVDFKAIEEKWQHKWLEEKVFEPQIDEKKPKFYITVAFPYLSGHLHVGHARTYTIPDVIARFKRMQGYNVLFPMAWHITGAPIVGIAERIKNRDPKTIHIYRDVYKVPEEILWKFEDPKEIVKYFMKAAKETFIRAGFSVDWTREFHTTSLFPPFSKFIEWQFWTLKDLGLVVKGAHRVRWDPVVGTPLGDHDIMEGEDVQILEYVIIKFILEENGETIYLPAATLRPETVYGVTNMWLNPEATYVKAKVRQGDKEETWIVSKEAAYKLSFQDREIEVIEEFKGERLIGKYVKNPVTGDEVIILPAEFVDPDNATGVVMSVPAHAPFDHIALEDLKKETEILLKYDIDPRVVEEISYISLISLEGYGDFPAVEEVEKLGVKSQKDVEKLEEATKNIYKAEYHKGIFKIEPYAGKPVQEVKELIAKELQEKGIAEIMYEFAEKPVISRFGNQAVIKIIHDQWFIDYGNPEWKAKAREALANMTIYPESRRAQFEAIIDWLDKKACARKVGLGTPLPWDPEWVIESLSDSTIYMAYYTISRHINMLRDEGKLDPEKLDRDFFDYIFREPFSEEREKALAEKTGIPAEIIHEMKEEFEYWYPLDWRCSAKDLIPNHLTFFIFNHVAIFDRKHWPKGIAVNGFGTLEGQKMSKSKGNVLNFIDAIEENGADVVRLYIMGLAEHDSDFDWRRKEVGKLRRQVERFYELVSEFATYEAKESVELKDIDKWMLHRLNKAIDGATKALEEFRTRTAVQWAFYSVLNDLRWYLRRTEGRDDDAKRYVLRTLADVWVRLMAPFTPHISEELWEKLGGEGFVSLAPWPEPVEEWWNETVEAEEEFVKSLIEDIKEIISVAKLENAKRAYVYTAPEWKWKVVEVVAEKRDFKAAMAELMKDPEMRKHGKEVSKLIQRLIKERAFEVKRINEEKALREAKDFIEKELGIEIVINPEEDNGGKKKAAMPLKPAIFVE
- the mpgS gene encoding mannosyl-3-phosphoglycerate synthase, which gives rise to MLLEAPVYKEIFGAVKIYELQKVIKMDTETEDVPMFTVQNIPREDIYRTIGEMAIIVPMKNEKLHLVDGVLKAIPHKSPIIIVSNSKREGPNRYRQEVDLVKHFCNLTHSKVIMIHQRAPGLAEAFRETGYEDILDENGLVRSGKGEGMLIGIMLARAIGAKYVGFIDADNYIPGAVNEYVKDYAAGFLMSESEYAMVRLHWRHKPKVSRGTLYFRKWGRVSEITNRYLNQLISEKTTFETTIMATGNAGEHAMTMKLAEIMPFSTGYSIEPYEIVYLLERFGSWENVEEFQDVFDQGIEIFQIETLNPHFHEDKGQEHVKEMVLLSLTTIYHSKLASERLKRQILEDLRMHGIITETEEPPKPRIMRPIKDIDPKKWMNVLESNQETLLRFDL
- the mpgP gene encoding mannosyl-3-phosphoglycerate phosphatase; the encoded protein is MRVIFLDLDKTLIGEDYSPEPAKEIVDFLNEKGFKIVFNSSKTKAEQEYYRKALKVPDPFIVENGSAIYIPKGYFPFEFPYSREDESYYIIELGTGYETVRKALDEISDRFGLKYYGNSTIEEIMEFTGLPKELAELAVRREYSETIFKWTKEGFQKEIEQRGLKITRGSRFYTVTGDTNKGKAARILIDLYSRIEKVESYAVGDGENDIPMLEVVDHPFAINIPHKRAKKIKTIKELMEVVI
- a CDS encoding ADP-specific glucokinase; protein product: MRLWKSLYVNALENALNAVPNVNGVLLAYNTNIDAIKYLDKEDLEKRITEIGKEKVFEMVEKPPEKISSLEELFAGILRSIKLGKAMEWFVESEDVRKYLREWGWDELRIGGQAGIMANLLGGVYRIPTIVHVPQNPKLQAELFVDGPIYVPVFEGNELKLVHPKDAIAEEEELIHYIYEFPRGFQVFEIQSPRENRFIANADDYNARVYMRKEFRESFEKIAKNVELAIISGLQVLKEYYPDGTTYKDVLDRVESHLTILNRYNVKSHFEFAYTANRRVREALIELLPKFTSVGLNEVELASIMEIIGDEELAKEVLEGHIFSVIDAMNVLMDETGIERIHFHTYGYYLALTQYRGEEVRDALLFASLAAAAKAMKGNLERIEQIRDALSVPTNERAIMLEEELEKEFTEFENGLIDMSDRQLAFVPTKIVASPKSTVGIGDTISSSAFVSEFGMRKR
- a CDS encoding MFS transporter, with the protein product MKDNRNFWLYAMGRFVSLVGSGVQDVALPLFILVTGSGTIMGIFMIISMLPRLILYPIAGVVGDKINRKWIMVWMDFGRGAVILFLALLASRNLITIPILFAAQFVVSLMNALFGPATGAMLPDIVEKEELMRANSILMSLNSTAYIVGPALGGIIYGVGGIMAAFLINGVSFIASGVSELFIRYEQKVEKIKNIGEIVDGLRDGLNYIRVQRGILILMSFVLVVNFLAVPIFAVLYPYVMRVVIKFSAEQYGFLETSFMGGILLGNLLIGAFFAKKKAENLLVKGLIFETVFLLVFAILMFPQSIAFFLGPSWRMFGAIALVSVLMGISNAFVTTPLNVEFQQLVPTEYRARVFSVVEVMSQGIVPIGYGMVGILLDKLPAHWIAFSLTVLILISVLLFVAKYSRVVFMEFENKKKEVEMNLP
- a CDS encoding MBL fold metallo-hydrolase, translated to MIIKGIGLDSSSKVAFQSHAHTDHFVSGDIIVSTKPTKFLSHLKKGGFYRTYRFGESFYIGDYKAKLYPAGHMLGSAQIYIRFDGFSLLYTGDVKWFKLRTAEKSKFRKADILVIEATYGLPMYNFPTPREAEKKLIAFVEEALDRNKTPTLYANQMGKAQELLKILDVHGYSARVSGDIRKVARIYEKFGVRFNNISKDGEVVIRGFRSQKPVDGLHPSELFVSGFGNLKLSNHADFWELIKIIEKVKPEKIYTRYGYNREFAKILRGLGYEARPIEDVLLSGELI
- the gcvH gene encoding glycine cleavage system protein GcvH gives rise to the protein MIEVGEYKIKEGLYYTKDHEWAQVLEDGTVLVGITDYAQKELGDLAYVELPEVGKEVAKGDVLCELESVKAVSEVYAPISGEIIEVNEELEDAPEKINEDPYEAWIAKIKPTNLEEELKELMDANAYAEYLKSL